One window of Papaver somniferum cultivar HN1 chromosome 9, ASM357369v1, whole genome shotgun sequence genomic DNA carries:
- the LOC113311179 gene encoding 1,4-dihydroxy-2-naphthoyl-CoA synthase, peroxisomal-like: MSAIVGCFNRRAQNLLQVHLSSGFRKYFTWIKRKLVKGNHVAMVEEGKKGLLHIFAGCAVGGGHVLHMVCDLTIAADNAVFGQTGPKVGSLDAGYGSSIMSRLVGPKKAREMWFLARFYNASEAEKMGLVNVVVPGGSSQPRRQYKPKECLASLLSSGHKN, encoded by the exons ATGTCTGCAATTGTGGGTTGTTTCAACCGGCGTGCACAGAACCTGCTACAAGTTCATTTATCTTCGGGTTTCAGAAAGTATTTTACATGGATTAAGAGAAAACTTGTGAAAGGAAATCACGTTGCTATGGTTGAAGAAGGCAAAAAAGGTTTACTACATATATTTGCAGGTTGTGCGGTTGGAGGAGGACATGTATTGCATATGGTTTGTGATTTAACAATAGCTGCTGACAATGCCGTTTTTGGCCAGACAGGTCCAAAG GTTGGAAGTCTTGACGCAGGTTATGGAAGTTCCATCATGTCTCGTTTG GTCGGGCCGAAAAAAGCACGTGAAATGTGGTTTCTAGCTCGATTTTACAATGCTTCTGAAGCAGAGAAGATGGGGCTAGTGAACGTCGTAGTACCG GGTGGCAGCAGTCAACCTCGTCGGCAATACAAGCCGAAGGAATGTCTCGCTTCACTGCTGTCTAGTGGGCACAAAAACTAA